The following proteins are encoded in a genomic region of Sorangiineae bacterium MSr12523:
- the fabD gene encoding ACP S-malonyltransferase, whose protein sequence is MGAALFAKYPDAVATADRVLGYSVTDLCLENADQRLDRTEYTQPALFLVNALSYMEKLAEGGRPDIVAGHSLGEYSALFAAGAFDLATGIALVKRRGELMARSSAGGMAAVMGLTESEVAEVLRAEGASTIDIANLNGPNQIVLAGPREDLLACKEPFLAAKARSFVSLRVSAAFHSRYMADTANEFRVFLRDIRMSPLQFPVVSNVDALPHEVETIADKLVAQIVSPVRWTETVRRLMSLDDPQFEEVGPGKVLAGLIRQIQKVSEPLAGSFLGRASNETAPSPGLAPQHRAALENVHHGQNDTN, encoded by the coding sequence ATGGGTGCCGCACTTTTTGCCAAGTACCCGGACGCGGTGGCCACGGCAGATCGAGTGCTCGGCTATTCCGTGACGGATCTGTGTCTCGAGAATGCGGATCAGCGCCTCGATCGCACCGAGTACACTCAACCCGCGCTCTTCCTAGTCAATGCCCTCAGCTACATGGAAAAGCTAGCAGAGGGCGGCCGCCCCGATATCGTAGCAGGCCATAGCTTGGGTGAGTACAGCGCACTTTTTGCCGCGGGTGCATTCGACCTTGCGACGGGCATCGCCCTCGTCAAAAGGCGTGGGGAGTTGATGGCCCGCTCGAGCGCGGGAGGCATGGCCGCGGTCATGGGGCTCACGGAGAGCGAGGTCGCCGAGGTGCTCCGGGCCGAGGGCGCTAGTACGATCGACATTGCGAATCTCAACGGCCCCAATCAAATCGTGCTCGCGGGACCGCGGGAGGATTTGCTGGCTTGCAAGGAGCCCTTCCTCGCGGCGAAGGCACGGAGCTTCGTTTCACTCCGGGTCAGCGCAGCTTTCCATTCGCGGTACATGGCCGATACCGCCAACGAGTTTCGGGTTTTCTTGCGCGATATTCGCATGTCGCCCTTGCAATTTCCGGTTGTCTCCAATGTCGATGCCCTACCCCATGAAGTCGAAACCATCGCCGACAAACTGGTCGCTCAAATTGTGAGCCCCGTCCGATGGACAGAAACGGTTCGACGCCTTATGTCATTGGACGATCCGCAATTCGAAGAAGTCGGGCCTGGAAAAGTTCTCGCGGGCCTGATTCGACAAATACAGAAAGTTTCCGAACCGCTCGCGGGTTCGTTCCTCGGTCGAGCATCGAACGAGACGGCTCCGTCGCCGGGCCTTGCTCCGCAACACCGTGCAGCTCTCGAAAATGTCCACCATGGGCAAAACGATACGAATTGA
- a CDS encoding TcmI family type II polyketide cyclase, translated as MHSTLIVARMEPRWSTNVVQLFRDFDQTEMPHRMGTRRRQLFSYKGLYFHLQEFDTDNGGERIELAKSDPRFITISEDLKPFIQAYDPATWRSPIDAMATRFYHWEASK; from the coding sequence ATGCATAGCACGTTGATTGTGGCCCGCATGGAGCCACGCTGGAGCACCAACGTCGTCCAGCTTTTCCGAGATTTCGACCAGACCGAGATGCCGCACCGCATGGGAACACGCCGTCGCCAGCTCTTTTCGTACAAGGGCCTCTATTTTCATCTTCAGGAGTTCGACACGGACAATGGCGGCGAGCGCATCGAGCTCGCCAAATCGGATCCGCGATTCATCACCATCAGTGAGGATCTCAAACCGTTCATTCAAGCGTATGACCCCGCCACGTGGCGCTCACCCATCGACGCAATGGCCACTCGCTTTTATCATTGGGAAGCTTCGAAATGA
- a CDS encoding beta-ketoacyl-[acyl-carrier-protein] synthase family protein, with protein MMRRRVVITGMGVVAPGGVGTKNFWKLLCEGRTATRKISTFDPSPFRSRVAAEIDFDAEANGLEPQEIRRMDRAAQLALVAAREAVADSGIDIGRFDPYRVGITIGSAVGATMGLDAEYRVVSNGGRLERVDHRYAVPHLYDYFVPSSFAAEIAWAVGAEGPSTVVSTGCTSGIDSVGHAVELIREGSADVMITGATDAPISPITLACFDAIKATTPRNDDPEHASRPFDATRDGFVLGEGSAIFVLEEFEAAKQRGARILAEITGYAARCNAFHMTGLRPDGVEMAEAIRVALEESRMNPEAIDYINAHGSGTKQNDRHETAAFKRSLGQHAYRTPVSSIKSMVGHSLGAIGSIEIAASVLAIQHNVVPPTANLHNRDPECDLDYVPRIARDHRTDVVLTVGSGFGGFQSAMLLADPSAPMARSAA; from the coding sequence ATGATGCGCCGGCGCGTCGTCATTACTGGCATGGGGGTGGTGGCCCCGGGCGGTGTCGGGACCAAGAATTTCTGGAAGTTGCTCTGCGAAGGCCGGACTGCAACGCGGAAGATTTCCACGTTCGATCCGTCGCCGTTTCGCTCGCGCGTCGCGGCGGAGATCGACTTCGACGCCGAGGCGAACGGCCTCGAGCCCCAGGAAATTCGCCGAATGGACCGCGCCGCGCAATTGGCACTCGTGGCGGCGCGTGAAGCGGTGGCTGACAGCGGCATCGACATCGGTCGATTCGACCCTTACCGCGTCGGTATCACCATCGGCAGCGCGGTCGGTGCGACCATGGGCCTCGATGCCGAGTACCGCGTGGTGAGCAACGGCGGCCGCCTCGAGCGGGTCGATCACAGGTACGCGGTTCCGCACCTTTACGATTACTTCGTACCGAGCTCCTTCGCGGCGGAGATCGCGTGGGCTGTCGGTGCCGAAGGCCCCAGCACGGTGGTGTCCACGGGATGCACGTCGGGCATCGATTCGGTGGGCCACGCCGTCGAGCTGATTCGCGAGGGCTCGGCCGACGTGATGATCACCGGCGCGACGGACGCCCCCATTTCGCCGATCACCTTGGCCTGCTTCGATGCCATCAAGGCGACCACACCGCGCAACGACGACCCCGAGCATGCCTCGCGGCCGTTCGACGCGACGAGAGACGGATTCGTCTTGGGCGAGGGTTCGGCCATCTTCGTGCTCGAGGAGTTCGAGGCCGCCAAGCAACGCGGAGCACGCATTCTCGCCGAGATCACCGGATACGCCGCACGTTGCAACGCCTTCCACATGACCGGGCTGCGCCCGGATGGAGTGGAAATGGCAGAGGCCATCCGTGTGGCGCTGGAGGAGTCGCGCATGAATCCGGAAGCCATCGATTACATCAATGCGCACGGCTCCGGCACCAAGCAGAACGATCGCCACGAGACGGCTGCATTCAAGCGAAGTCTGGGTCAACATGCTTACCGCACCCCGGTGAGCTCCATCAAATCGATGGTCGGCCACTCCTTGGGGGCCATTGGTTCGATCGAGATCGCCGCATCGGTCCTGGCCATTCAGCACAATGTGGTTCCCCCCACGGCCAATTTGCACAATCGCGATCCGGAGTGCGATTTGGACTACGTCCCGCGCATCGCCCGCGATCACCGGACGGACGTGGTCCTGACGGTGGGCAGCGGATTCGGTGGATTCCAAAGTGCCATGCTGCTCGCCGACCCGAGCGCGCCGATGGCAAGGAGCGCGGCATGA
- a CDS encoding ketosynthase chain-length factor codes for MSASVVVTGLGIASPNGLGTKDYWSATLRGKSGIGRITRFDPTGYPAQLAGEIQGFEAKKHLPQRLLPQTDRMTRLALVAADWALEDAGVKPDTLSEFDMGVVTASSSGGFEFGQNELQKLWSQGSQHVSAYQSFAWFYAVNSGQISIRNGMKGPSGVVVSDQAGGLDALAQARRQIRKGTPLIVSGSIDASICTWGWVAQGASGRLSTGTDPERAYLPFDADASGFVPGEGGAILILENESAARKRGAKVYGEIAGYGATIDPKPGSDRAPGLRKAIELALADAGVGPRDVDVVFADAAAIPELDRIESEALVQVFGPRGVPVTAPKTMTGRLYSGAAPLDVATALLAIQEGLIPPTVHTAAISDYQLDLVTGEPRRANVRTALVLARGYHGFNSALVVRGFHESSNNQLQNTGS; via the coding sequence ATGAGCGCCTCGGTCGTGGTGACCGGTCTGGGCATTGCATCGCCCAATGGCCTCGGGACCAAGGATTATTGGTCGGCAACCCTCCGTGGCAAGAGCGGAATCGGCCGCATCACTCGATTCGATCCGACGGGCTATCCGGCGCAGTTGGCCGGTGAGATCCAAGGCTTCGAGGCGAAGAAGCACCTGCCCCAAAGATTGCTCCCGCAAACGGATCGCATGACGCGGCTCGCATTGGTCGCCGCCGATTGGGCGCTGGAAGATGCGGGTGTGAAGCCTGACACGCTTTCCGAATTCGACATGGGCGTCGTCACCGCCAGCTCCTCGGGCGGCTTCGAATTCGGCCAGAACGAGCTCCAAAAGCTGTGGAGCCAGGGCAGCCAACATGTCAGCGCATACCAGTCCTTTGCGTGGTTTTACGCAGTCAACAGCGGCCAGATCTCCATTCGCAATGGAATGAAGGGCCCGAGCGGCGTGGTCGTGAGCGATCAGGCCGGTGGCCTCGATGCCCTCGCGCAGGCGCGCCGCCAGATTCGCAAGGGCACGCCCCTCATCGTCTCCGGCAGCATCGACGCATCCATATGCACGTGGGGCTGGGTGGCGCAGGGCGCGAGCGGACGCCTCAGCACCGGCACCGATCCGGAGCGAGCGTACCTTCCATTCGACGCCGACGCGTCGGGGTTCGTCCCCGGTGAGGGCGGCGCAATCCTCATCCTGGAGAACGAGAGCGCCGCACGGAAGCGCGGCGCAAAGGTCTACGGCGAAATCGCCGGCTACGGAGCGACCATCGATCCGAAGCCGGGAAGCGATCGCGCCCCCGGTTTGCGCAAAGCCATCGAGCTTGCCCTGGCCGACGCGGGTGTCGGGCCTCGCGATGTCGACGTGGTCTTCGCCGATGCAGCGGCCATTCCGGAGCTCGATCGCATCGAGTCCGAGGCGCTCGTCCAGGTCTTCGGCCCGCGCGGAGTGCCCGTTACGGCCCCCAAAACCATGACCGGACGATTGTACTCGGGCGCCGCCCCGCTCGATGTGGCCACCGCGCTGCTTGCCATTCAAGAGGGGCTCATCCCTCCGACGGTGCATACCGCAGCGATCTCCGACTACCAACTCGATCTGGTCACCGGCGAACCGCGGCGTGCCAACGTGCGGACCGCCCTCGTCCTCGCCCGCGGCTATCACGGTTTCAACTCCGCGCTCGTCGTGCGGGGCTTTCACGAATCTTCGAATAACCAACTACAAAACACAGGGAGCTGA
- a CDS encoding phosphopantetheine-binding protein, with the protein MSKEFTLEDLKRVLLAGAGADENVDLDGDILDTDFADLGYESVAMLETGRRIEIERRISLDDGALAEARTPRELLSLVNQYRSAGHSGHAGHAAHAVHASAAGMGT; encoded by the coding sequence ATGAGCAAAGAATTCACCCTCGAAGATCTCAAAAGGGTCCTTCTCGCCGGCGCCGGAGCGGACGAAAACGTCGATCTGGACGGCGACATCCTCGACACCGACTTTGCAGACCTGGGCTACGAATCCGTGGCGATGCTCGAAACGGGCCGGCGCATCGAAATCGAACGCCGCATCTCCCTCGACGATGGCGCGCTCGCTGAGGCGCGCACGCCCCGCGAGCTGCTTTCCTTGGTGAATCAGTACCGCAGCGCCGGTCATTCTGGCCACGCGGGTCATGCCGCTCACGCCGTTCACGCGAGCGCCGCAGGAATGGGAACATGA
- the fabG gene encoding 3-oxoacyl-ACP reductase FabG, which produces MSQRVALVSGATSGIGLAVARLLAKQDHRVFIGARNAENVKNTVQKLRDEALEVDGIALDVRSGESVRAFVQGAVTRYGTVDVLVNNAGRSGGGITADIADDLWNDVIETNLTSVFRMTREVLGPGGMRQKKWGRIINIASTAGKQGVILGAPYSASKHGVVGFTKALGNELAPTGITVNAVCPGYVETPMAARVRQGYAAAYKSTEEEILTKFQAKIPLGRYSTPEEVAGLVGYLASDTAASITSQALNVCGGLGNF; this is translated from the coding sequence ATGAGCCAGCGGGTAGCCCTCGTTTCCGGCGCCACCAGCGGCATCGGCCTCGCCGTCGCCCGATTGCTCGCCAAGCAGGACCATCGTGTGTTCATCGGTGCGCGCAACGCCGAGAACGTGAAGAACACCGTGCAAAAGCTGCGTGACGAAGCTCTCGAGGTCGACGGCATCGCCCTCGACGTGCGCTCCGGCGAGTCGGTGCGTGCATTCGTGCAAGGCGCCGTCACGCGCTACGGAACGGTCGACGTCTTGGTCAACAACGCAGGTCGCAGCGGCGGCGGCATCACCGCCGACATTGCCGACGACCTCTGGAACGACGTCATCGAGACGAACCTCACCAGCGTCTTTCGTATGACGCGTGAAGTGCTTGGCCCCGGCGGAATGCGGCAGAAGAAATGGGGTCGTATCATCAACATCGCCTCGACAGCTGGCAAACAGGGTGTCATCCTGGGTGCGCCGTATTCGGCGTCGAAGCACGGCGTGGTGGGCTTCACCAAAGCATTGGGCAACGAGCTTGCACCGACCGGTATCACGGTGAATGCAGTGTGCCCGGGCTACGTGGAGACCCCCATGGCAGCACGCGTTCGCCAAGGTTATGCGGCGGCGTACAAGAGCACCGAAGAAGAAATTCTCACCAAATTCCAGGCGAAGATTCCTCTCGGCCGCTATTCGACGCCGGAAGAAGTCGCAGGCCTCGTGGGCTATCTGGCCTCCGATACCGCGGCCTCGATTACGTCCCAAGCCCTCAACGTCTGCGGCGGTCTTGGCAACTTCTGA
- a CDS encoding aromatase/cyclase, with protein MPTTGLKEVEHDITVLAPAEAVYQLIADVQNWPRIFPPTVYVDRFEQTEREERIRIWATANGQAKTWASRRVLDREKLLIEFRQEVSAPPVASMGGTWIIEPISKTESRVRLLHDYRAIDDDPASLKWIDEAVDRNSRSELTALKANVERVTASEELLMSFEDSIDIRGSAKDVYDFINEANLWSERLPHVAKVRFEEDGQGLQTLEMDTRAKDGSTHTTKSIRVCFPHYRIAYKQITLPALMDLHTGYWTFRETENGVRASSQHTVIIRAENIAKILGPEANVEKAKDYVRTALSTNSRATLGYAKEYAEAKRRV; from the coding sequence ATGCCGACGACGGGCCTCAAAGAGGTGGAGCACGACATTACCGTGCTCGCCCCGGCCGAAGCCGTGTACCAACTGATTGCGGACGTGCAAAACTGGCCGCGAATCTTCCCGCCGACGGTCTACGTCGATCGCTTCGAGCAAACCGAGCGCGAGGAGCGGATTCGCATTTGGGCAACCGCCAATGGCCAGGCGAAAACGTGGGCCTCGCGCCGTGTCCTCGATCGCGAAAAGCTGCTCATCGAATTTCGGCAGGAGGTCTCCGCGCCCCCCGTCGCCTCGATGGGTGGAACGTGGATCATCGAGCCGATTTCCAAAACGGAATCGCGGGTAAGGCTGCTCCACGACTACCGCGCCATCGACGACGATCCGGCGAGCTTGAAGTGGATTGACGAGGCCGTCGATCGCAATTCACGCTCCGAGCTCACCGCACTCAAGGCGAATGTCGAGCGGGTAACCGCCTCCGAAGAATTGCTCATGTCCTTCGAGGACAGCATCGACATTCGCGGTTCGGCAAAAGACGTCTACGATTTCATCAACGAAGCGAATCTGTGGTCCGAGCGCTTGCCGCACGTAGCCAAGGTGCGCTTCGAGGAGGACGGGCAAGGCCTGCAAACCTTGGAAATGGATACGCGCGCCAAGGACGGCTCCACCCACACCACGAAGTCCATTCGCGTCTGCTTCCCCCATTATCGGATTGCCTACAAGCAAATCACCTTGCCTGCGTTGATGGATCTGCACACCGGCTATTGGACCTTCCGAGAGACCGAAAACGGCGTCCGCGCGTCATCGCAGCACACGGTCATCATTCGCGCGGAAAATATCGCGAAGATTCTCGGTCCCGAAGCCAATGTCGAGAAGGCGAAAGACTACGTTCGCACCGCACTGAGCACGAACAGCCGCGCGACCCTCGGTTATGCCAAAGAGTACGCGGAGGCGAAGCGCCGCGTCTGA
- a CDS encoding FAD-dependent monooxygenase, with protein sequence MERISPTTPVVVVGAGPVGLMLAGELRLGGAEVIVLEKLDAPMTESRASTLHARTMEILDSRGLLESIGKPPNDKMGHFGGLPLDLTLPSPYPGQWKVAQTQLEPILQQWASSLGADIRRGHEVIGVAAGEGKVEIQAIGPKGPVRIEASYVVACDGENSIVRRLLGVDFPHSGLERVMIRADVAGIHIPNRRFQRLAKGLAIAARREDGVTRVMVHEFGRMEERGAAQATFSEVADIWMRVTGEDIRGGTPLWVNSFSDGSCQLTHYRHGRILFAGDAAHRQMPIGGQALNLGLQDAVNLGWKLALCVRGRASDELLDTYHHERHAVGESVLSNIKAQAMLLLGGPEVESVRNLMGKLITHGDVRTELASMISGLDVRYDVGTNANPLLGARMPHVELTTKSGTTRTPALLRGGRGVLLIFANHDKTRFDRLATQAAPWAGHIQLIQAKALPNESLVKIRAVLIRPDGHVVWTEEAGTDSSDLTAALHRWFGPPADSIRKSGEYQTWVSS encoded by the coding sequence ATGGAAAGGATATCTCCCACCACGCCGGTGGTCGTGGTGGGCGCGGGGCCGGTCGGGCTGATGCTCGCCGGTGAGCTCAGACTCGGCGGCGCCGAGGTGATCGTGCTGGAGAAATTGGACGCTCCGATGACCGAATCGCGAGCCTCCACACTCCACGCGCGCACGATGGAAATTTTGGATAGCCGGGGGCTTCTGGAGAGCATCGGGAAGCCCCCGAATGACAAGATGGGGCATTTCGGCGGGCTGCCGCTCGATCTTACCCTTCCGAGCCCGTATCCCGGTCAATGGAAGGTCGCTCAAACCCAGCTCGAACCTATCCTCCAGCAATGGGCCTCCTCGTTGGGGGCCGATATCCGTCGCGGTCACGAAGTGATCGGCGTGGCCGCCGGCGAGGGCAAGGTCGAGATCCAAGCGATCGGCCCGAAAGGTCCCGTACGGATCGAGGCCAGCTATGTGGTGGCCTGCGACGGCGAAAACAGCATCGTCCGGCGCCTATTGGGCGTCGACTTCCCCCATTCGGGATTGGAGCGCGTGATGATTCGCGCGGACGTCGCCGGGATCCACATTCCCAACCGCCGTTTTCAGCGTTTGGCGAAGGGACTTGCCATTGCGGCCCGTCGCGAGGACGGGGTCACCCGCGTGATGGTGCACGAATTCGGTCGCATGGAAGAACGCGGGGCCGCACAAGCCACGTTCTCCGAGGTCGCCGATATCTGGATGCGCGTCACCGGTGAGGACATCCGCGGTGGGACCCCGCTGTGGGTCAACTCCTTCAGCGACGGCTCCTGCCAATTGACGCATTACCGCCATGGGCGAATCCTGTTCGCGGGCGACGCCGCACACCGGCAAATGCCGATCGGTGGCCAGGCCCTCAACCTCGGTTTGCAGGATGCCGTCAACCTCGGCTGGAAATTGGCACTTTGCGTCCGCGGGCGTGCCTCCGACGAGTTGCTCGATACGTACCATCACGAGCGGCATGCGGTCGGCGAGAGCGTCCTGTCGAATATCAAGGCACAGGCCATGCTGCTATTGGGCGGCCCCGAGGTGGAGTCGGTCCGGAATCTCATGGGCAAACTGATCACGCACGGCGATGTGCGGACCGAGTTGGCGTCGATGATCAGCGGCCTGGATGTCCGATACGACGTCGGCACCAACGCGAACCCCTTGCTGGGCGCGCGGATGCCGCACGTCGAGCTTACCACAAAGTCAGGCACCACCCGCACCCCGGCCTTGCTCCGCGGTGGTCGCGGGGTATTGCTCATTTTCGCAAATCACGACAAAACGCGCTTCGATCGGCTCGCCACGCAAGCAGCACCGTGGGCGGGCCACATTCAACTCATTCAGGCGAAGGCATTGCCAAATGAATCGTTGGTGAAAATACGCGCCGTTCTCATTCGTCCGGATGGCCACGTCGTATGGACCGAGGAAGCGGGCACGGATTCGAGCGATCTCACCGCCGCCTTGCACCGTTGGTTCGGCCCCCCCGCAGATTCGATCCGCAAATCAGGAGAATACCAAACATGGGTAAGCTCGTAG
- a CDS encoding SDR family oxidoreductase, whose protein sequence is MGKLVGKTALVTGSSRGIGRATAIRLAREGALVAVHYANNASAAHDVVTSIEKAGGRAFAIQAELGVPGDVQQLFAGLEQGLEEHTGKVALDILVNNAGILVRTSPETTTPDMFDRLMAVNAKAPFFIIQRALSIIPDGGRIINISTGLTRFANPEEIAFAMSKGAVEMLARHFAKYLGPRNITVNSVAPGVTRNSNPVFNIPEVVKQLGHFSTFGRVAEPEDIGDVVAFFASDDSRWVTGSFVDATGGSLLGSS, encoded by the coding sequence ATGGGTAAGCTCGTAGGCAAGACCGCATTGGTCACCGGGTCGAGCCGGGGAATCGGCCGAGCGACCGCCATCCGGCTCGCTCGGGAAGGCGCACTCGTTGCCGTCCATTACGCGAACAATGCGAGCGCGGCCCACGATGTCGTCACCTCGATCGAGAAGGCGGGCGGCCGCGCCTTTGCAATCCAGGCCGAGCTGGGCGTTCCCGGCGACGTGCAGCAACTCTTCGCGGGTCTGGAACAGGGGCTCGAGGAGCACACGGGGAAGGTCGCGCTCGACATTCTCGTCAACAACGCGGGGATCTTGGTGCGCACCTCGCCCGAGACGACCACGCCCGACATGTTCGACCGCCTCATGGCGGTCAATGCGAAGGCGCCCTTCTTCATCATCCAGCGCGCGCTATCGATCATTCCGGACGGCGGGCGCATCATCAACATCTCCACGGGCCTGACCAGGTTCGCCAACCCGGAGGAAATTGCGTTCGCGATGAGCAAGGGCGCGGTCGAAATGCTCGCGCGGCACTTTGCCAAGTATCTGGGCCCGCGCAACATCACGGTCAATAGTGTGGCGCCGGGCGTAACACGCAATAGCAATCCGGTTTTCAATATCCCCGAAGTCGTGAAGCAGTTGGGGCACTTCTCCACCTTCGGCCGCGTGGCCGAACCGGAAGACATCGGCGACGTCGTGGCATTCTTCGCTTCCGATGACTCGCGTTGGGTCACGGGTTCCTTCGTGGACGCAACCGGCGGATCGCTGCTGGGCAGCAGCTGA
- a CDS encoding NAD(P)-binding domain-containing protein, with amino-acid sequence MERVAVVGAGMSGLVTAKELLDEGAEVVVFEEEPKVGGTFTTGLGYERMHLTVSNYFMAFSSLPPPENQGRYFWSRAEYIEYLERFTAKFEINKHVRTNTKVTGIYRNPDGTFRVASMGPYGPTEENFTAVAICRGAFRRVAPRMIPLEGNYTGQVVHTADWTGPEQFRGKRVVCVGMGETSADITKWISDVAQECWLSMRSYPLLIERYPYGGADTNDAYSTRVLHWGDHLRTVTTLKEKLQAYLPEMPARNRLVYEWLSKSKGGRFLQKNDVFIDNVLSGAIKPTFGGIEKCEGKRIYFKDGQSTEADIVMLCTGYEEGSIPSGWIEGLEIPDVRNLYKHMFHPDTGRRLAFIGWARPVQGGVPAAAEMQARLFARACSGKWDLPEKSELLEKIGADVARENALTNGIPYMRTLVRYTDYLDDVANIVGCNPKLEDFLDDPELLYRLACGSNIAPCYRLVGPHADPEGARKVIMRLPVAMEKSVAHRDLFDHLVPHNLQGRVPASKLDQIASVLKSHFTRAWEGKPTTYVQATPPTFS; translated from the coding sequence ATGGAAAGAGTAGCGGTCGTGGGCGCTGGTATGTCCGGTCTGGTGACGGCCAAGGAACTCCTCGATGAGGGCGCGGAGGTCGTCGTTTTCGAAGAAGAGCCCAAGGTCGGAGGAACGTTCACGACGGGCCTGGGCTACGAGCGAATGCACCTTACGGTGTCCAATTACTTCATGGCCTTTTCGTCGTTGCCACCCCCCGAGAATCAGGGCCGCTATTTCTGGAGCCGTGCAGAGTACATCGAATACCTCGAGCGTTTCACGGCCAAGTTCGAGATCAACAAGCATGTACGCACCAATACGAAAGTAACCGGAATCTACAGGAACCCCGACGGCACGTTCCGCGTGGCAAGCATGGGCCCCTACGGACCGACGGAGGAGAATTTCACGGCCGTTGCCATCTGTCGCGGCGCCTTTCGCCGGGTGGCGCCCCGGATGATTCCGTTGGAAGGCAATTATACGGGGCAGGTCGTCCACACTGCGGATTGGACCGGTCCCGAGCAATTTCGTGGCAAGCGCGTCGTCTGTGTCGGGATGGGCGAGACATCTGCCGACATTACGAAGTGGATATCGGATGTGGCGCAAGAGTGCTGGCTCTCGATGCGATCCTATCCGTTGCTCATCGAGCGGTATCCATACGGAGGTGCCGACACCAACGATGCCTACTCGACCAGGGTCCTTCACTGGGGCGATCATCTTCGAACCGTCACGACGCTCAAGGAAAAGCTGCAGGCGTATTTGCCCGAGATGCCTGCGCGTAACCGCCTCGTCTACGAGTGGCTCTCCAAGTCGAAGGGTGGACGGTTCCTCCAGAAGAACGACGTATTCATCGACAACGTCCTGAGCGGCGCGATCAAGCCCACCTTCGGTGGCATCGAGAAGTGCGAGGGCAAGCGAATTTACTTCAAAGACGGCCAGAGCACCGAAGCGGACATCGTGATGCTTTGCACGGGCTACGAGGAGGGATCCATCCCCTCGGGTTGGATCGAGGGTCTCGAGATCCCCGACGTGCGGAACCTCTACAAGCATATGTTTCATCCCGATACGGGTCGCCGCCTTGCATTCATCGGCTGGGCGCGACCCGTCCAAGGTGGCGTACCGGCCGCCGCGGAAATGCAGGCACGTCTTTTCGCACGGGCATGCAGCGGGAAATGGGATCTTCCGGAGAAAAGCGAGCTGCTCGAGAAGATCGGGGCCGATGTTGCCAGGGAGAATGCGCTGACCAACGGCATTCCGTACATGCGCACGCTCGTCCGCTACACGGACTACCTGGATGACGTGGCCAATATCGTTGGGTGCAACCCCAAGCTGGAGGACTTCCTCGACGATCCCGAGTTGTTGTACCGCCTCGCTTGCGGCTCCAACATCGCCCCTTGCTACAGATTGGTGGGTCCCCACGCCGATCCCGAGGGCGCCAGAAAAGTCATCATGCGCCTGCCCGTTGCGATGGAGAAGAGCGTCGCCCATCGAGACCTTTTCGATCATCTGGTGCCCCACAACCTCCAGGGCCGAGTCCCCGCGTCGAAGCTCGATCAAATCGCATCCGTCCTCAAATCGCATTTCACGCGCGCATGGGAAGGAAAGCCGACGACGTACGTGCAGGCGACCCCTCCCACCTTCTCTTGA